ACGACGGCATCAGCACGCGCATGCTGGTGGATGAATTGCTCAAGGCCGCCGACCGCGGGGTTCGCGTCAGAATCCTGCTCGACGACACCACCAGCGATGGCCTGGACTGGATCATCGCCACGCTGGCCGCGCATCCGCAGATCCAGATCCGCCTGTTCAACCCCTTGCACCTGGGCCGCTCCACCGGCGTGACGCGGGCCATGGGCCGGCTGTTCAACCTTTCGCAGCAACACCGGCGCATGCACAACAAGTTGTGGCTGGCGGACAACAGCGCCGCCATCGTCGGCGGTCGCAACCTGGGCGACGAGTATTTCGATGCCGAACCGAACCTGAATTTCACGGACATCGACATGCTGAGCGTCGGCCCGGTCGCCGAGCAGTTGGGGCACAGCTTCGACCAGTACTGGAACAGCGCGCTGAGCAAGCCGATCGACGAATTCCTGTCGAGCAAGCCCACACAAAAGGACCTGCAAAATACCCGTACGCGCCTGGAAGAATCATTGGAGGAGACGCGCAAACAGAATCACCTGCTGTATCAACAACTGATGACCTACACCACCCAGCCGCGCCTGGACATCTGGCGCCGCGAACTGATCTGGGCCTGGAACCAGGCCTTGTGGGACGCACCGAGCAAGGTCCTGGCAGACGGCGAACCTGACCCGCACCTGCTGCTGACCACCCAACTGGCCCCCGAACTCACCGGAGTCAGCAAAGAGCTGATCATGATCTCGGCGTACTTCGTGCCCGGCCAGCCAGGCCTGGTTTACCTCACAGGGCGAGCCGATGCCGGGGTTTCCGTCAGCCTGCTGACCAACTCCCTGGAGGCCACCGACGTACCGGCGGTGCACGGCGGTTACGCACCCTATCGCCGGGCGCTGCTGGAACATGGCGTGAAGCTCTACGAACTGCGCCGCCAGCCCGGCGAAGGCGGCGGCAGCGGGCCGCATATCTTCTACAGCAAGTCGTTCCGCGGCTCCGACTCCAGCCTGCACAGCAAGGCGATGATCTTCGATCAGCAGAAATCCTTCATCGGCTCGTTCAATTTCGACCCGCGGTCAGTGCTGTGGAACACCGAGGTCGGCGTGCTGGTAGACAGCCCCGAGCTGGCGGCCCATGTACGCAAGGCAGCACTGGAAGGTATGGCGCCGCCGCTGAGCTACGAAGTGAAACTGCAAGACGGCAAGATCGTCTGGGTCACCGAAGATAACGGCCAGATGCACACCCTGACCCGCGAGCCGGGCAGCTACTGGCGCCGCTTCAATGCGTGGATCAGCAAGGCGGTGGGGTTGGAGAAGATGTTGTAGCCCTCACGATCAACTTCCCCTGGGGGACCACGCCTGCTCGCGGAACTCTCCCTGTAGGAGCGAGCTTGCTCGCGATGCGGTGTGTCAGGCGGCATCATCTCAATCTGATCCACCGCTTCGCGAGCAAGCTCGCTCCTACAGGGGGGGGGAACAGGTCAAATTCAGGCCGGCTCGGCCACCGTGCCGAACGCCCCCTGGCGCGTCAGCAGGATCACCAGCCCCAACGCTCCCGCCGCCATGAACAATGGCAAGGCGTGGCCGCTGATCCACTGGCTACCCGCTCCGGCCACCAACGGCCCGACCAGGCAACCCACACCCCACAGTTGCGCGATGTGCGCGTTGGCCCGCACCAGCGCATCGTCGCGATAACGCTCGCCGATCAGGATCAGCGACAAGGTGAACAACCCGCCGGCACTGGCGCCGAACAGCACCCACAACGGCCAGATCAGCAGGGTATCGAGCAGCATCGGAATGGCCAGGCTGGAAATCAGCAGCACCACCGCGCAACCGGTGAACAGGGTCCGACGCGACAGGCGATCGGCCAGCGCACCAATCGGCAGTTGCAACAAGGCATCCCCGACGACCACGGTACTGACCATCGCCAGGGCGATTTCCGTGGTGAAGCCCTGTTGCAGGCAATAGACCGGCAGCAGGGTCAGAATCATCGCTTCGAACGCGGCGAACAGTGACACGCCCCAGGCAATGGCCGGCAACCCGCGACAAAAGCCCCACAGGTCGCCGAAGGTCACGCTGCACGCATCGCTGCTCGGTGCGCCGCTGCGGCCCAGCAACAGGAACGGCGCTGCCGTGAGCAGGCCAACGCCGACCCAGAAGCCGTAATCGTGTTCGGTGCCCAGCAGGCCCAGCAGCACCGGGCCGGCCAGCTGGCTCAGCGCGTAGCTGCTGCCATACAGCGCCACCAGGCGCCCGCGCCATTGTTCGACCACCAACTGGTTGATCCAGCTTTCGCCAAGGATGAACACCAGGGTCAGGATCACCCCGATCATCAGGCGCAGCACCAGCCACACCGGATAGCTGGGCAGCAGCGCCAGCAAACCGATGGAAGCGGCCCCGGCCCACAGGCACAGGCGCATCAGGTTGGCGGTGCCCAGGCGCGCGGCCAGGTGACTGGAGATCTTCGCCCCCAGCAACACGCCGATCGCCGGCATCGCCGCCATGACACCAATGGCGAACGAGCCGTAACCCCAGCCTTCCAGGCGAAAGGACACCAGCGGCATGCTGACCCCCAGGGCCAGGCCAACGCTCAAGACAGAGGCCAACACGGCGAAATAAGTCGCCCAACGCATGTTCCACGCTCCTGTGGATAATTATTCTGCACGACAAAAAAACACTGTGGGAGCGAGCCTGCTCGCGATGACGGAGCAACATTCAACATTGACGTCGACTGTCATACCGCTATCGCGAGCAGGCTCGCTCCCACAGGGGATTTGTGTTGAGCCCCGACATGATCGGGGCCCGCTACACGTTACAACTTGATCCAGGTCGCCTTCAGCTCGGTGTACTTGTCGAACGCATGCAGCGACTTGTCGCGGCCGTTGCCCGACTGCTTGAAGCCACCGAACGGCGCGGTCATGTCGCCGCCATCGTACTGGTTGACCCACACGCTGCCGGCACGCAGTGCACGGGCGGTCAGGTGCGCCTTGGAGATGTCCTGGGTCCACACGGCGGCTGCCAGACCATACGGCGTGTCGTTGGCAATCGCGACGGCTTCCTCGGCGGTGTCGAAAGCGATAACCGACAGCACCGGACCAAAGATTTCTTCCTGGGCGATCTTCATTGCGTTGCTGACGCCGTCGAAAATCGTCGGCTCAACATAGGTGCCACCGGTTTCCTGAAGCGTACGCTTGCCACCGGCCACCAGCTTGGCGCCGTCGTTGTGGCCGGACTCGATGTAGGACAGCACGGTGTTCATCTGCTGGGTATCGACCAGCGCACCGACGTTGGTCGCCGGGTCCAGCGGATTGCCCGGCTTCCAGGTTTTCAGGGCCTCGATCACCAGTGGCAGGAATTTGTCCTTGATCGAACGCTCGACCAGCAGACGCGAACCCGCCGTGCAGACCTCACCCTGGTTGAAGGCGATGGCCCCGGCTGCTGCTTCGGCGGCGGCTTGCAGATCCGGGGCATCGGCGAACACGATGTTCGGGCTCTTGCCGCCGGCTTCGAGCCAGACGCGTTTCATGTTCGACTCGCCGGAGTAGACCAGCAGTTGCTTGGCGATCTTGGTGGAACCGGTGAACACCAGGGTATCGACGTCGTTATGCAGGCCCAACGCCTTGCCGACGGTGTGGCCGTAACCCGGCAGCACGTTCAGCACGCCTTTGGGGATACCGGCTTCAACGGCCAGCGCAGCGATGCGGATGGCGGTCAGCGGGGATTTTTCCGACGGCTTGAGCACCACCGAGTTACCGGTCGACAGCGCCGGACCCAGTTTCCAGCAGGCCATCATCAGCGGGAAGTTCCACGGCACGATGGCACCGACCACACCCACAGGTTCGCGGGTGACCAGGCCCAACTGGTCGTGCGGGGTCGCGGCGACTTCGTCGTAGATCTTGTCGATGGCCTCGCCGCTCCAGCTCAGGGCTTGCGCTGCGCCGGGAACGTCGATGTACAGGGAGTCGCTGATCGGCTTGCCCATGTCCAGGGTTTCCAGCAAGGCCAGCTCTTCGGCATGCTGCTTGAGCAGGCCGGCAAAACGAATCATGGTGGCTTTGCGTTTGGTCGGCGCCAGGCGCGACCAGACGCCGGAATTGAAGGTGGCGCGGGCATTTTCGACGGCGCGCTGGGCGTCGGCGACGTCGCAGGCGGCAATCTTGCCCAGCAGACGGCCATCGACCGGGCTGATGCACTCGAAGGTCTCGCCGGAGACGGCATCGGTGTATTCGCCATTGATGTACGCACGGCCTTCGATCTTCAGATCGCGAGCACGTTGCTCCCAATCGGCACGAGTCAGGGTGGTCATTCGAGTGTCCTCCTCTTATTGAATACGAGCGCCGCGCGGTTTTCGCCGACGCCCCCGGCAATTCTGCCTGGCCAGCCTGCTATTCGGCCCAGAGCAACCGCCACCCTAAACCAGTGAGCGGGGTTGTTTCAATATATTTGACATAAGGTCGGCAAACGGACTTGCGGTGTTCAATTTAATAAACATAGACTTTGGACCTTCCAGCCACTCGCGCCGCAATCACGGGGGATTACAACAATGAGCATCCAGAACATCGTCGACTTCAGCCAGGCCATCACCGAGCCTGAACGCTACCGCCCGGACCCGGCGAAGATCCTCAAGGGCGACCCCGAGCAGGCCGTGTTCAACCACTACAACAGCCCGTGCGGTCAGCTGAATGCCGGCGTGTGGGAAGGCGCGGTCGGCCAGTGGCAGGTCAATTTCACCGAGCACGAGTACTGCGAAATCGTCCAGGGCGTTTCGGTGCTGCGCGACAACGATGGCAACGCCAAGACCGTGCGCGCCGGTGATCGCTTCGTCATTCCGGCCGGATTCCGCGGCACCTGGGAAGTGCTGGAGCCGTGCCGCAAGATTTATGTGGCGTTTGAGCAGAAGGCATGAGTTTTTTGTAGATGCCACTGGCCTCATCGCGGGCAAGCCCGCTCCTACAGCGATGAGGCCGGAACAGACAACACAAAACCACCAGGCACAAAAAAGGCCCGTATCTCGCGATACGGGCCTTTTTCACAAGAGGGGAAAATCAATTACTTGATTTTGCCTTCTTTGTAGATCACGTGCTTGCGAACAACCGGATCAAATTTCTTGATCTCGATTTTGTCCGGAGTAGTGCGCTTGTTCTTGTCGGTAGTGTAGAAGTGACCAGTACCGGCGCTCGAGATCAAACGAATCAATTCACGCATGATTAGCTCCCTTAAACCTTGCCAGCTTTGCGCAGTTCGGCCAGCACGACAGTGATGCCGCGCTTGTCGATGATACGCATGCCTTTGGCAGATACGCGCAGACGCACGAAACGTTTCTCTTCTTCAACCCAGAAGCGGTGATGCTGCAGGTTTGGCAGGAAACGACGACGGGTTTTGTTGTTTGCGTGGGAAATGTTGTTCCCAGTCACCGGACCCTTACCGGTAACTTGACATACTCTAGACATGCCTCAGCCCTCTAAAACCACATGCCCAACCCGGCATGGGTTGGCCGCTTAATCTCTAGTCATTGTGGCGCCAGGCGCCGCGATTCTTTAGAGGTCTTACCGGCTACACCTACAGTGAAGGAACCGGGCCCCTAGAAAAGAGCGCTGCTTTATACCAGAAAGACCGGGGTGCAACAACATTCGGTGTGCGCTGAATCAATAAAAAGCCCAATTTTCGGGCGCAAGAAGCCTTGGACAAAGGCTGTCGGCGCTTTCGACCGCTCGTCGCAGAGAATCGCCCCACCCATGAACCCGAAGCTTCTGACTCTCGGCGCCAGTGGAATCAGGTGGCTATAGTCGCCCTAAAATGAAAAAGGGGATAGTCATTTGCCAAGCAGCCCACTAGGGTAAGCCTTTTCCAGACTGCACTTGCAGATGGGCCTTCGATCTGTAAAGGAATCCGACCATGCGCCTTGCTGCCCTACCGCTGTTGCTCGCCCCGCTCCTGATGAGCCCACTGGCCCATGCCGCCGCCCTGAGTGTGTGCACCGAGGCCAGCCCGGAAGGGTTCGACGTGGTGCAATACAATTCGCTGACGACCACCAACGCTTCGGCCGATGTGCTGATGAATCGCCTGGTGGACTTCGACACCACCAGCGGCAAGGTGGTCGCGGGGCTGGCCGAAAGCTGGGAAGTCACCCCCGACGGCCTGACCTACGTGTTCAAGCTGCGCCCGAAAGTGAAGTTCCATCGCACCGACTACTTCAGCCCGACCCGCGAACTGACCGCCGAAGACGTGAAATTCAGCTTCGATCGCATGCTCGACCCGGCCAACCCCTGGCACAAAATCGCCCAGAGCGGCTTCCCGCACGCGCAGTCGATGCAGTTGCCGACGCTGATCAAGAAGATCGACGCGCTGGACCCACTGACCGTGCGCTTTTCCCTGGACCACGCGGACTCGACGTTCCTGGCCACCCTCAGCATGGGCTTCGCTTCGATCTACTCCGCCGAGTACGCCGACAAACTGATGAAAGCCGGCACGCCTGAGAAGCTCAACAGCCAGCCGATCGGCACCGGGCCATTCGTGTTCACGCGCTTCCAGAAAGACGCTGCGGTTCGCTACAAGGCCAACCCGGACTACTTCGGCGGCAAACCGTCGGTAGACCCGCTGGTCTTCGCCATCACCCCGGACGCCAACGTTCGCCTGCAAAAGTTGCGGCGCAACGAATGCCAGATCGCCCTGTCGCCCAAACCGCTGGACGTGCAGGCTGCCTTGCAAGAACCGACCCTGAAGGTGGAAAAGACCGACGCCTTCATGACCGCGTTCGTCGGCATCAACAGCCAGCACCCACCGCTGGACAAGCCTGAAGTGCGCCAGGCCATCAACCTGGCGTTCGACAAGGCCAATTACCTCAAGGCCGTGTTCGAAGACACCGCCGAAGCGGCCAACGGCCCCTACCCGCCCAACACCTGGAGCTACGCGAAAAACCTGCCGGGCTATGCCCATGATGTCGACAAGGCCAAGGCCCTGATGGCCAAGGCCGGGCTCAAGGAAGGTTTCCAGACCACCATCTGGACTCGTCCATCCGGCAGCCTGCTGAACCCCAACCCGAGCCTGGGTGCACAGATGCTGCAATCGGACCTCGCGGAAATCGGCATCCAGGCGGAAATTCGCGTGATCGAATGGGGCGAGCTGATTCGCCGGGCCAAGGCCGGTGAGCACGATCTGCTGTTCATGGGCTGGGCCGGCGACAACGGCGATCCGGACAACTTCCTCACGCCGCAGTTTTCCTGCGCCGCGGTCAAGTCCGGGACCAACTTCGCCCGGTACTGCAACCAGGACCTGGACAAGTTGATCAGCGCCGGCAAGACCACCTCGGAACAAGGCGTGCGCACCAAGCTGTATGAACAGGCCCAGGCGCAGATCCAGCAGCAGGCGCTCTGGCTGCCCCTGGCCCACCCGACGGCTTTCGCCCTCACGCGCAAGGACGTCACCGGGTATGCGGTGAGCCCGTTCGGGCGGCAGGACTATTCCAAGGTCAGCCTGAAATAACGCCCAGATAACCCTGTAGGAGCGAGCTTGCTCGCGATGCGGCAGGTCAGATTGAGATGATGTCGACTGACCTGCCGCCTTCGCGAGCAAGCCCGCTCCCACAGGGGCGGGGACAGTCAGGCACGCGCCCTACATCCACCCATACTCCGCCATCGACAGCGGGTCACCATCACCAATGATGAAGTGATCGAGCACCCGTACGTCGATCAGGTCCAACGCCTGTCGCAGTCGCTGGGTCAGCTTGCGGTCGGCCTGGCTGGGGTCGGAATTGCCCGATGGATGGTTATGGCAGAGGATCAGCGCTGCCGCGTTGTGCGCCAGGGCGCGCTTGACCACCTGGCGCGGATAGACGCTGGTGCTGTCGATGGAGCCGCGAAACAGTGACTCAAACGCCAGCACCCGGTGTTTGGAATCGAGAAACAGACAACCGAACACCTCATGCGGCTCATGCCGCAACATCGACTTGAGGTATTCACGCACCGCCAGGGGATTTTCCAGCACCGACTCCTGCCGCAAACGCTCGGCCAGGTGCCGCCGCCCCATCTCCAGCACCGCCTGCAACTGCGCGAATTTCGCCGGGCCGAGGCCGAGCTGGCCACTGAACGTGCGCAGATCCGCCTCCAACAGCCGGCGAAGGCTGCCGAATTGACTCAAGAGATGGCGCGCCAGATCCACGGCGCTTTTACCGGACACTCCGGTGCGAAGGAAGATCGCCAGCAGCTCGGCGTCCGACAGGCTCGTCGAACCCTGCTCCAACAGTTTCTCCCGCGGCCGCTCCGCCGCCGGCCAATTGCGAATACTCATAACACCTCCCTGGACTGTGGGCGCCGCTGTTCCGTTACGGTCGCTGTGATATCTTAGCCCATCTTTTTTGCGGGCGATTTCACTCCTGGGGAGGGGGTAACGCCACGCAGTCATCAACGAAATGAAAGGCAGACCTATGCAGCGGCTGTATCGGAAACGCATCGTTCTGGGCGTCGGCGGCGGCATCGCTGCCTATAAGAGTGCCGACCTGGTTCGCCGCCTGATCGACCAGGGTGCCGAAGTGCGCGTGGTCATGACCCGTGGCGGCAGCGAGTTCATTACCCCGCTGACCATGCAGGCCCTATCCGGGCACCCGGTTCACCTGGACCTGCTGGACCCGGCGGCCGAAGCCGCCATGGGTCACATCGAGCTGGCCAAGTGGGCCGACATGGTGCTGATCGCCCCCGCCACCGCCGACCTCATCGCCCGCCTGGCCCAAGGCGTTGCCGACGACCTGCTGACCACCCTGGTGCTGGCCACCGACGCGGTGGTCGCCATCGCCCCGGCCATGAACCAGGCCATGTGGCGCGACCCGGCGACCCAGGCCAACCTGCAAACCCTGGAAAGCCGAGACATCAAGGCCTTTGGCCCGGCCTCCGGGAGCCAGGCCTGCGGCGACGTCGGCCTGGGCCGAATGCTTGAAGCCGTGGAACTGGCCCAGTGCGCGGCGGACTGCTTCAAGCGCCAGGCATTGACCGGCAAACACGTGCTGATCACCGCCGGCCCGACCCAGGAAAACATCGACCCGGTGCGCTACATCACCAACCACAGTTCCGGGAAAATGGGTTTTGCCCTGGCCGAAGCCGCCGTTGAAGCCGGCGCCCGCGTGACCCTGATCACCGGCCCGGTACACCTGCCGACCCCGGATCGTGTGACCCGCATCGACGTGGTCAGCGCCCGCGACATGCTCGCCGCCTGCGAAGCCGCAATCCCTTGCGACCTGTTCATCGCTTCGGCAGCGGTCGCGGACTACCGCCCGGAAGTGGTCGCCCCACAGAAACTCAAGAAAGACCCTACGAACGGCGACGGCTTGTTGCTACAGATGGTGCGTAACCCGGACATCCTGGCCACCATCGCCACCCGCCCTGACCGTCCGTTCAGTGTCGGTTTCGCCGCCGAAACCGAACACCTGCTCGACTACGCTGCACGCAAGTTGAAAGACAAGAACCTCGACCTGATCGTCGCCAACGACGTCGCCAACCCGAGTATTGGCTTCAACAGCGAGGAAAACGCCTGCAGCGTGATCGACCGTGAGCTGCACGCCACACTTTTCGCCCAGACCAGCAAGAGCAAAATCGCTCGCCAGCTGATCACCTTTATCGCCGAACGTCTGAACCAGGTTTAACTCAATGCACGCTTTGCAAGCCAAGATCCTCGACCCACGCATCGGCAGCGAATTCCCGCTGCCCCAGTACGCTACGCCAGGCTCCGCGGGCCTCGACCTGCGCGCCATGCTGGACAAAGACACCGTGATCAAGCCGGGTGAAACCCTGCTGATCCCGACCGGCCTGTCCGTGTACATCGGCGACCCTGGCCTGGCCGCCCTGATCCTGCCGCGCTCCGGCATGGGGCATAAGCACGGCATCGTGCTGGGCAACCTGGTCGGCCTGATCGACTCCGACTACCAGGGCCCGCTGATGGTGTCGTGCTGGAACCGTGGCCAGAGCGACTTCAACATCGTGGTCGGCGAGCGCCTCGCCCAACTGGTGCTGGTGCCTGTCGTTCAAGCGCACTTCGAAATGGTCGAAGAGTTCGTCGAGACCGAACGCGGTACCGGTGGCTTCGGGCATTCCGGCCGCCAATGATCGACCTGTTCCAGGTCGGGCGCCCTGCCCGGCCTGATCCGCTTCCGGCATTTTCAGGATGAAAATTCCACCGACGTGATCTGCAAGGTTTAGTACTGAAAATCAAGGCATTGGCCGCCCGGAAGCGGGCCGACGCAGGTGGCATGGCCTTTTCGCACCACGAACTCTCTGTGCAAAACGCCGTCTTACCCTTCAGTTTGAGCCCGCCGGCGAGTTGTTCGCGCACAGGTCAAGTCACTTTCGAGATGGAGCAATGCCTCAGATGAACACCCCAGCCACCGTCGTACCCACGTTCCCCGACAGCATTTTCCGCGCCTATGACATCCGTGGCACCGTCCCGGAGTTCCTCAATGCTGAAACTGCCTACT
This DNA window, taken from Pseudomonas sp. MYb118, encodes the following:
- a CDS encoding phospholipase D family protein — its product is MRVRQPLLALLLLASLLGGCASLDVQRQPSQALPASDSAFGRSIQAQAAPYAGKSGFRLLSNSGEAFMARAELIRNAQSSLDLQYYIVHDGISTRMLVDELLKAADRGVRVRILLDDTTSDGLDWIIATLAAHPQIQIRLFNPLHLGRSTGVTRAMGRLFNLSQQHRRMHNKLWLADNSAAIVGGRNLGDEYFDAEPNLNFTDIDMLSVGPVAEQLGHSFDQYWNSALSKPIDEFLSSKPTQKDLQNTRTRLEESLEETRKQNHLLYQQLMTYTTQPRLDIWRRELIWAWNQALWDAPSKVLADGEPDPHLLLTTQLAPELTGVSKELIMISAYFVPGQPGLVYLTGRADAGVSVSLLTNSLEATDVPAVHGGYAPYRRALLEHGVKLYELRRQPGEGGGSGPHIFYSKSFRGSDSSLHSKAMIFDQQKSFIGSFNFDPRSVLWNTEVGVLVDSPELAAHVRKAALEGMAPPLSYEVKLQDGKIVWVTEDNGQMHTLTREPGSYWRRFNAWISKAVGLEKML
- a CDS encoding MFS transporter, coding for MRWATYFAVLASVLSVGLALGVSMPLVSFRLEGWGYGSFAIGVMAAMPAIGVLLGAKISSHLAARLGTANLMRLCLWAGAASIGLLALLPSYPVWLVLRLMIGVILTLVFILGESWINQLVVEQWRGRLVALYGSSYALSQLAGPVLLGLLGTEHDYGFWVGVGLLTAAPFLLLGRSGAPSSDACSVTFGDLWGFCRGLPAIAWGVSLFAAFEAMILTLLPVYCLQQGFTTEIALAMVSTVVVGDALLQLPIGALADRLSRRTLFTGCAVVLLISSLAIPMLLDTLLIWPLWVLFGASAGGLFTLSLILIGERYRDDALVRANAHIAQLWGVGCLVGPLVAGAGSQWISGHALPLFMAAGALGLVILLTRQGAFGTVAEPA
- a CDS encoding aldehyde dehydrogenase: MTTLTRADWEQRARDLKIEGRAYINGEYTDAVSGETFECISPVDGRLLGKIAACDVADAQRAVENARATFNSGVWSRLAPTKRKATMIRFAGLLKQHAEELALLETLDMGKPISDSLYIDVPGAAQALSWSGEAIDKIYDEVAATPHDQLGLVTREPVGVVGAIVPWNFPLMMACWKLGPALSTGNSVVLKPSEKSPLTAIRIAALAVEAGIPKGVLNVLPGYGHTVGKALGLHNDVDTLVFTGSTKIAKQLLVYSGESNMKRVWLEAGGKSPNIVFADAPDLQAAAEAAAGAIAFNQGEVCTAGSRLLVERSIKDKFLPLVIEALKTWKPGNPLDPATNVGALVDTQQMNTVLSYIESGHNDGAKLVAGGKRTLQETGGTYVEPTIFDGVSNAMKIAQEEIFGPVLSVIAFDTAEEAVAIANDTPYGLAAAVWTQDISKAHLTARALRAGSVWVNQYDGGDMTAPFGGFKQSGNGRDKSLHAFDKYTELKATWIKL
- a CDS encoding cupin domain-containing protein — its product is MSIQNIVDFSQAITEPERYRPDPAKILKGDPEQAVFNHYNSPCGQLNAGVWEGAVGQWQVNFTEHEYCEIVQGVSVLRDNDGNAKTVRAGDRFVIPAGFRGTWEVLEPCRKIYVAFEQKA
- the rpmG gene encoding 50S ribosomal protein L33 codes for the protein MRELIRLISSAGTGHFYTTDKNKRTTPDKIEIKKFDPVVRKHVIYKEGKIK
- the rpmB gene encoding 50S ribosomal protein L28, coding for MSRVCQVTGKGPVTGNNISHANNKTRRRFLPNLQHHRFWVEEEKRFVRLRVSAKGMRIIDKRGITVVLAELRKAGKV
- a CDS encoding ABC transporter substrate-binding protein, which translates into the protein MRLAALPLLLAPLLMSPLAHAAALSVCTEASPEGFDVVQYNSLTTTNASADVLMNRLVDFDTTSGKVVAGLAESWEVTPDGLTYVFKLRPKVKFHRTDYFSPTRELTAEDVKFSFDRMLDPANPWHKIAQSGFPHAQSMQLPTLIKKIDALDPLTVRFSLDHADSTFLATLSMGFASIYSAEYADKLMKAGTPEKLNSQPIGTGPFVFTRFQKDAAVRYKANPDYFGGKPSVDPLVFAITPDANVRLQKLRRNECQIALSPKPLDVQAALQEPTLKVEKTDAFMTAFVGINSQHPPLDKPEVRQAINLAFDKANYLKAVFEDTAEAANGPYPPNTWSYAKNLPGYAHDVDKAKALMAKAGLKEGFQTTIWTRPSGSLLNPNPSLGAQMLQSDLAEIGIQAEIRVIEWGELIRRAKAGEHDLLFMGWAGDNGDPDNFLTPQFSCAAVKSGTNFARYCNQDLDKLISAGKTTSEQGVRTKLYEQAQAQIQQQALWLPLAHPTAFALTRKDVTGYAVSPFGRQDYSKVSLK
- the radC gene encoding DNA repair protein RadC, translated to MSIRNWPAAERPREKLLEQGSTSLSDAELLAIFLRTGVSGKSAVDLARHLLSQFGSLRRLLEADLRTFSGQLGLGPAKFAQLQAVLEMGRRHLAERLRQESVLENPLAVREYLKSMLRHEPHEVFGCLFLDSKHRVLAFESLFRGSIDSTSVYPRQVVKRALAHNAAALILCHNHPSGNSDPSQADRKLTQRLRQALDLIDVRVLDHFIIGDGDPLSMAEYGWM
- the coaBC gene encoding bifunctional phosphopantothenoylcysteine decarboxylase/phosphopantothenate--cysteine ligase CoaBC gives rise to the protein MQRLYRKRIVLGVGGGIAAYKSADLVRRLIDQGAEVRVVMTRGGSEFITPLTMQALSGHPVHLDLLDPAAEAAMGHIELAKWADMVLIAPATADLIARLAQGVADDLLTTLVLATDAVVAIAPAMNQAMWRDPATQANLQTLESRDIKAFGPASGSQACGDVGLGRMLEAVELAQCAADCFKRQALTGKHVLITAGPTQENIDPVRYITNHSSGKMGFALAEAAVEAGARVTLITGPVHLPTPDRVTRIDVVSARDMLAACEAAIPCDLFIASAAVADYRPEVVAPQKLKKDPTNGDGLLLQMVRNPDILATIATRPDRPFSVGFAAETEHLLDYAARKLKDKNLDLIVANDVANPSIGFNSEENACSVIDRELHATLFAQTSKSKIARQLITFIAERLNQV
- the dut gene encoding dUTP diphosphatase, producing the protein MHALQAKILDPRIGSEFPLPQYATPGSAGLDLRAMLDKDTVIKPGETLLIPTGLSVYIGDPGLAALILPRSGMGHKHGIVLGNLVGLIDSDYQGPLMVSCWNRGQSDFNIVVGERLAQLVLVPVVQAHFEMVEEFVETERGTGGFGHSGRQ